One Actinomyces marmotae DNA window includes the following coding sequences:
- the iolE gene encoding myo-inosose-2 dehydratase, with protein MSFTLDPATAITDPHGITWGMHPITWRNDDIPEVGAFNTLEDMLLDLADTGYRGTECAGFFPPKEVVKAAAEARGIKIVAQWFSSFIVRDGVEAVIPDFEATCSYLEYLGATRVVVSEQTGSVQGKRDVCIFTNKPTLTDEEWDVLADGLNRLGDIAHAHGLELVYHHHLGTVVQTKAETIRLMEATDPAKVSLLFDTGHAYVGDGDVMGLLEACIDRIKHVHFKDVRPEKMAESKAADRSFLDSFLAGMFTVPGDGTIDFTEPYRFLVDHGYDGWILVEAEQDPAIANPLEYARKARAYIESALLKA; from the coding sequence ATGTCCTTCACCCTCGACCCCGCCACCGCCATCACCGACCCCCATGGCATCACCTGGGGCATGCACCCCATCACCTGGCGCAATGACGACATCCCCGAGGTCGGCGCCTTCAACACCCTGGAGGACATGCTCCTCGACCTGGCCGACACCGGCTACCGGGGCACCGAGTGCGCCGGCTTCTTCCCGCCCAAGGAGGTGGTCAAGGCCGCGGCCGAGGCCCGGGGGATCAAGATCGTCGCCCAGTGGTTCTCCTCCTTCATCGTGCGCGACGGCGTCGAGGCCGTCATCCCGGATTTCGAGGCCACCTGCTCCTACCTGGAGTACCTGGGCGCCACCCGCGTGGTGGTCTCCGAGCAGACCGGCTCGGTGCAGGGCAAGCGCGACGTCTGCATCTTCACCAACAAGCCCACCTTGACCGACGAGGAATGGGACGTCCTGGCCGACGGCCTCAACCGCCTGGGCGACATCGCGCACGCCCACGGCCTGGAGCTCGTCTACCACCACCACCTTGGCACCGTCGTCCAGACCAAGGCTGAGACGATCCGCCTCATGGAGGCCACCGACCCGGCCAAGGTCTCCCTCCTGTTCGACACCGGGCACGCCTACGTGGGCGACGGCGATGTCATGGGCCTGCTCGAGGCCTGCATCGACCGCATCAAGCACGTCCACTTCAAGGACGTGCGCCCCGAGAAGATGGCCGAGTCCAAGGCCGCCGACCGCTCCTTCCTCGACTCCTTCCTGGCCGGGATGTTCACCGTGCCCGGAGATGGCACGATCGACTTCACCGAGCCCTACCGCTTCCTCGTGGACCACGGCTACGACGGCTGGATCCTCGTCGAGGCCGAGCAGGACCCTGCCATCGCCAACCCGCTGGAGTACGCCCGCAAGGCGCGCGCCTACATCGAGAGCGCGCTGCTGAAGGCGTGA
- a CDS encoding MFS transporter → MSQTSSDLSLRGITKDQIRQAVAETPPSGKHRGIGAVAAVATLGSLLFGYDTGVISGALPYMYMPHDAAGLQLTSGQEGAIGGTLLIGAALGALFGGRLSDRYGRRHNITILAIVFLLGALGTATAPSIWLMYVARFILGLAVGGASATVPVYLAETAPKRIRGSIVAIDQLMIVTGQLLAFAMNAAISAARGGPRITVEADPSGSGLVSLGEQSFDNLAHLQASQGGPLSSAEYHEFLNQLVISHGNGETWRYMLVLCSIPAVALWIGIRLMPESSRWYVAKERLYDAIGSLKRVRDESKDGPLEDELMEIAEARQHELEIQSKRLGLGYVWSTPWLRKLMFVGIFLAIVNQTTGVNTVMYYAPKVLEYAGMSSSSAIIAQVANGVMSVIGSAIGIWLIMRFRRRQILIADVTGVGICLLGIAATFTLFIAPHMDNGTRPPSWAAFLILGLMSVFMLIVQSSNGTVVWTMLGEIFPANVRGIMNGTAVFCMWIANAIITWTFPHMMETLGGGITYTIYGVLNLVIALILLKMMPETSGKSLEQIEHEMEERYS, encoded by the coding sequence ATGAGTCAGACCAGTAGCGACCTCTCCCTAAGGGGCATCACCAAAGACCAAATACGCCAGGCGGTGGCCGAGACCCCGCCATCGGGCAAGCACCGCGGCATCGGCGCCGTAGCGGCCGTCGCCACCCTGGGCTCCCTCCTCTTCGGCTATGACACCGGCGTCATCTCCGGGGCACTGCCCTACATGTACATGCCCCACGACGCCGCCGGGCTCCAGCTCACCAGCGGCCAGGAGGGCGCGATCGGCGGCACGCTGCTCATCGGCGCGGCTCTCGGCGCGCTCTTCGGCGGGCGCCTGTCCGACCGCTACGGGCGCCGGCACAACATCACGATCCTGGCCATCGTCTTCCTCCTGGGAGCGCTCGGCACGGCCACCGCGCCCAGCATCTGGCTGATGTACGTCGCCCGCTTCATCCTGGGCTTGGCCGTCGGCGGTGCCTCCGCCACCGTGCCGGTCTACCTGGCCGAGACCGCGCCCAAGCGCATCCGCGGCTCCATCGTCGCCATCGACCAACTCATGATCGTCACCGGCCAGCTCCTCGCCTTCGCCATGAACGCCGCCATCAGCGCGGCCCGCGGCGGCCCGAGGATCACCGTCGAGGCCGACCCCTCGGGCTCCGGTCTGGTCAGCCTCGGCGAGCAGTCCTTCGACAACCTCGCCCACCTCCAGGCCTCCCAGGGCGGGCCGCTGTCATCGGCCGAGTACCACGAGTTCCTCAACCAGCTCGTCATCTCCCACGGCAACGGCGAGACCTGGCGCTACATGCTCGTCCTGTGCTCCATCCCGGCCGTCGCGCTGTGGATCGGCATCCGCCTCATGCCCGAGTCCTCCCGCTGGTACGTGGCCAAGGAGCGCCTGTACGACGCCATCGGCTCCCTCAAGCGGGTGCGCGACGAGTCCAAGGATGGCCCGCTCGAGGACGAGCTCATGGAGATCGCCGAGGCCCGCCAGCACGAGTTGGAGATCCAGTCCAAGCGCCTGGGTCTGGGCTACGTGTGGAGCACCCCCTGGCTGCGCAAGCTCATGTTCGTCGGCATCTTCCTGGCGATCGTCAACCAGACCACGGGCGTCAACACGGTCATGTACTACGCGCCCAAGGTCCTGGAGTACGCCGGCATGTCCTCCTCCTCGGCGATCATCGCCCAGGTGGCCAACGGCGTCATGAGCGTCATCGGCTCGGCGATCGGCATCTGGCTCATCATGCGCTTCCGCCGCCGCCAGATCCTCATCGCCGATGTCACCGGCGTCGGCATCTGCCTGCTGGGCATCGCCGCCACCTTCACCCTGTTCATCGCCCCCCACATGGACAACGGCACGCGCCCGCCATCCTGGGCGGCCTTCCTCATCCTGGGCCTGATGTCGGTGTTCATGCTCATCGTCCAGTCCTCCAACGGGACCGTCGTGTGGACGATGCTCGGCGAGATCTTCCCCGCCAACGTCCGCGGCATCATGAACGGCACCGCCGTGTTCTGCATGTGGATCGCCAACGCGATCATCACCTGGACCTTCCCGCACATGATGGAGACCCTCGGCGGCGGGATCACCTACACGATCTACGGCGTGCTCAACCTCGTCATCGCGCTCATCCTGCTCAAGATGATGCCGGAGACCTCCGGCAAGTCCCTGGAGCAGATCGAGCACGAGATGGAGGAGCGCTACTCCTGA
- a CDS encoding Gfo/Idh/MocA family protein — protein MSTKKPMGIGVISLGWMGRLHARSYRSLPERFPELGIAPRLVAAADPIDEARAAAVEDLGFERAYADYRELLADPDVEAVSICSPNFLHHEIAMAAIEAGKPFWIEKPMGVSAQQSKEIAQAAQAAGLVSAVGFNYRHTPAIEYMRHLVRSGELGRITNVRVWFIADYNASPMGPLTWRASREKAGAGVVPDLMSHGADLAQYVVGRIASVSAATGTFITERPIPTKMGIGHSGFEIGDEVGPVENEDYVAMLVRFDDGVIGTMESSRVSVGPRAEYVVEVYGTRGSARWNFERLNELEVCAGIDGGPTHGYTRAMANPAWGQWHRYQPAIGTSMGFDDMKSIEAAQFIESIATGSQIAPSAADAWCAAEVDEAIVASAADGQWHEVARVDGATTFDR, from the coding sequence ATGAGTACGAAGAAGCCCATGGGAATTGGCGTGATCTCCCTCGGCTGGATGGGGCGGCTCCACGCGCGCTCTTACCGATCCCTGCCCGAGCGCTTCCCCGAGCTCGGCATCGCCCCCCGGCTCGTCGCGGCGGCGGACCCCATCGACGAGGCCCGCGCGGCGGCCGTCGAGGACCTCGGGTTCGAGCGCGCCTACGCCGACTACCGTGAGCTGCTGGCCGACCCGGATGTCGAGGCCGTGTCCATCTGCTCCCCCAACTTCCTGCATCACGAAATCGCCATGGCCGCCATCGAGGCGGGCAAGCCCTTCTGGATCGAGAAGCCCATGGGGGTCAGCGCCCAGCAGTCCAAGGAGATTGCCCAGGCAGCCCAGGCCGCCGGCCTCGTGAGCGCCGTCGGCTTCAACTACCGCCACACCCCGGCCATCGAGTACATGCGCCACCTGGTGCGCTCGGGCGAGCTGGGCCGCATCACCAACGTGCGCGTGTGGTTCATCGCCGACTACAACGCCTCCCCCATGGGCCCGCTGACCTGGCGGGCCTCGCGAGAGAAGGCGGGCGCCGGCGTCGTCCCCGACCTCATGAGCCACGGGGCGGACCTCGCCCAGTACGTCGTCGGGCGGATCGCCTCGGTCTCGGCGGCCACCGGCACCTTCATCACCGAGCGCCCCATCCCCACGAAGATGGGCATCGGCCACTCCGGCTTCGAGATCGGCGATGAGGTCGGCCCCGTGGAGAACGAGGACTACGTCGCCATGCTCGTGCGCTTCGACGACGGCGTCATCGGCACCATGGAGTCCTCCCGCGTGTCAGTGGGACCGCGCGCCGAGTACGTCGTCGAGGTCTACGGCACGCGGGGATCGGCCCGCTGGAACTTCGAGCGCCTCAACGAGCTCGAGGTCTGCGCGGGCATCGACGGCGGCCCCACCCACGGCTACACCCGAGCCATGGCGAACCCCGCGTGGGGCCAGTGGCACCGCTACCAGCCAGCCATCGGCACCTCCATGGGCTTCGACGACATGAAGTCGATCGAGGCCGCCCAGTTCATCGAGTCCATCGCCACCGGCTCCCAGATCGCCCCCTCGGCGGCAGACGCCTGGTGCGCTGCGGAGGTCGATGAGGCCATCGTCGCCTCAGCCGCCGACGGCCAGTGGCACGAGGTGGCGCGAGTCGACGGCGCGACGACCTTCGACCGCTGA
- a CDS encoding LacI family DNA-binding transcriptional regulator — protein sequence MSAPGIPPGPIRSSVEAPPRGGANRWEDDMAIADGAPREHATQSDVARAAGVSRGLVSLALKGGGRMSERTRERILQAARDLDYQPNGAAAQLASRRSSRLVIVLPYLDNPFFDILVRHIRREAARVGHSLVVLVSDLEARLEESTIADALRMRPAGLILPGTRMGAEALERLGGRLPVCLLDRALPGHVVATAHMDETSAAEQVMEHLAGLGTRHIAYLTPARILHERLVDARGLACRAAAQARGMSFSSASCADGAPPALDSALTSAAGPAAIVAYNDLLAIDVAAALFQRGARLPLASYDNTRLASRPEFSLTSVDQDPAALARAAVGMLTGTGPAPGVATIAPSLVIRASTAAPA from the coding sequence GTGAGCGCGCCCGGGATCCCTCCCGGGCCGATCCGATCATCCGTCGAGGCGCCGCCCCGGGGCGGCGCGAACCGCTGGGAGGACGATATGGCGATCGCCGACGGCGCGCCGCGGGAGCACGCGACCCAGTCCGACGTGGCGCGGGCGGCCGGCGTGTCCCGGGGGCTCGTCTCGCTGGCCCTCAAGGGCGGCGGGAGGATGTCCGAGCGCACCCGTGAGCGAATCCTCCAGGCGGCCCGGGACCTCGACTATCAGCCCAACGGCGCGGCGGCGCAACTGGCCTCGCGCCGCTCCAGCCGCCTCGTCATCGTGCTGCCCTACCTGGACAACCCCTTCTTCGACATCCTGGTGCGCCACATCCGCCGGGAGGCTGCGCGGGTGGGCCACAGCCTGGTGGTGCTTGTGTCCGATCTCGAGGCGCGCCTGGAGGAGAGCACGATCGCCGACGCCCTGCGGATGCGCCCCGCCGGCCTCATCCTCCCCGGCACGCGCATGGGGGCCGAGGCCCTGGAGCGGCTGGGGGGCCGTCTGCCGGTGTGCCTGCTGGACCGCGCCCTGCCCGGGCACGTCGTGGCGACGGCCCATATGGACGAGACGAGCGCGGCCGAACAGGTCATGGAGCACCTCGCGGGTCTCGGCACCCGGCACATCGCCTACCTGACCCCCGCGCGGATCCTGCATGAGCGGCTCGTCGACGCCCGCGGTCTCGCCTGCCGCGCGGCCGCCCAGGCCCGCGGGATGTCCTTCTCCTCGGCCTCCTGCGCGGACGGCGCGCCGCCCGCCCTGGACTCGGCCCTCACCAGCGCCGCCGGGCCCGCGGCGATCGTGGCCTACAACGACCTGCTGGCCATCGACGTCGCCGCGGCCCTATTCCAGCGGGGGGCGCGCCTCCCACTGGCCAGTTATGACAACACGCGCTTGGCCTCGCGCCCGGAATTCTCCCTGACCAGTGTCGACCAGGACCCCGCGGCGCTGGCGAGGGCGGCGGTGGGGATGCTCACCGGCACAGGGCCGGCCCCCGGCGTCGCCACGATCGCCCCGAGTCTCGTCATCCGGGCGTCGACGGCGGCGCCGGCCTGA
- a CDS encoding LacI family DNA-binding transcriptional regulator, whose amino-acid sequence MTTGRDGRVTISTVAARCGRSISTVSAALNGAAGVAPATREEILAVAAELGYNADPRARLLRQRRTGLIGASFDINQAFQGGIVDGLYRSCSQHGRSLVLAASTPHRDEAEGLRSLLTERCEGLILVDPWVGHDIVADAAARVPVVMVCRESGLSNADLVRSRDDVGITALVDHLVLTGRRRITHVDGGGASSAPMRRATFLAAMAEHGLGDRARVIDGGSDEESGTRAVRVILDARALPDAILCFNDHQAIGALMELRRCGVRVPEDVAVTGYDGIPATGLTAFSVTTIEQDALLLAEVAVRALAARMESREEGGGAGGRGAGAPAVAPPMMPDGVVVQERPEGGLLYSVMPRLVLRGTSQAAPAAYAARAPR is encoded by the coding sequence ATGACCACAGGCCGTGACGGACGCGTCACGATCTCCACGGTGGCGGCGCGCTGCGGGCGCTCGATCTCCACGGTCTCCGCCGCGCTCAATGGCGCGGCCGGCGTCGCCCCCGCGACCCGCGAGGAGATCCTGGCCGTGGCCGCTGAGCTCGGCTACAACGCCGACCCCCGGGCGCGCCTCCTGCGGCAGCGGCGCACCGGTCTCATCGGCGCCAGCTTCGACATCAACCAGGCCTTCCAGGGCGGGATCGTCGACGGCCTCTACCGCAGTTGCTCCCAGCACGGGCGCTCCCTGGTGCTGGCGGCCTCGACCCCGCACCGCGACGAGGCCGAGGGGCTGCGCTCCCTGCTCACCGAGCGCTGCGAGGGGCTTATCCTCGTCGACCCCTGGGTGGGGCACGACATCGTCGCCGACGCCGCCGCGCGCGTCCCGGTGGTCATGGTGTGTCGGGAGTCGGGACTGTCGAACGCCGACCTGGTGCGCTCGCGGGACGACGTGGGCATCACCGCGCTCGTCGACCACCTCGTGCTCACCGGGCGTCGTCGGATCACCCATGTCGACGGCGGAGGGGCGAGCTCGGCCCCGATGCGCCGCGCCACGTTCCTCGCGGCCATGGCCGAGCACGGCCTGGGCGACCGGGCGCGCGTGATCGACGGCGGCTCCGACGAGGAGTCCGGCACGCGGGCCGTGCGCGTCATCCTCGACGCCCGCGCCCTGCCCGACGCGATCCTGTGCTTCAACGACCACCAGGCGATCGGCGCCCTCATGGAGCTGCGCCGGTGCGGGGTGCGCGTGCCCGAGGACGTCGCGGTCACCGGCTACGACGGCATTCCCGCCACCGGCCTGACCGCGTTCTCCGTGACCACCATCGAGCAGGACGCGCTGCTCCTGGCCGAGGTCGCCGTGCGGGCCCTGGCCGCCCGCATGGAGTCCCGCGAGGAGGGCGGGGGAGCGGGGGGCCGCGGCGCGGGGGCCCCCGCGGTGGCGCCCCCGATGATGCCCGACGGCGTCGTCGTCCAGGAGCGCCCCGAGGGAGGGCTGCTGTACTCGGTGATGCCCCGGCTCGTCCTGCGGGGGACCAGTCAGGCGGCCCCGGCCGCTTATGCCGCCCGGGCCCCGCGCTGA
- the iolG gene encoding inositol 2-dehydrogenase: MLRIAVIGAGRIGHVHAKTIAAHPQAELTLVCDPIGTAAEDLAALHGARACKEAEEVFADPEVDAVVVGSPTPLHIPHLLAAAKAGKAVLCEKPIALDMKDVEAARAELDAVTTPVMFGFNRRFDPSFAAVRAAVADGRIGELEQLTIISRDPAAPPVEYIKVSGGIFRDMTIHDFDMARFFLGDIVEVHAVGQNLDEGIKAAGDFDAAVVTLKAASGAVATIINNRHCASGYDQRLEASGRDGALFAENIRATTVRLSNAEVTDAQEPYLDFFLERYADAYRLELSAFIEAVEAGTTPPTSIDDAIKALRLAEAATASAKSGQPVLLD, translated from the coding sequence ATGCTCAGAATCGCCGTCATCGGCGCCGGCCGCATCGGCCACGTCCACGCCAAGACCATCGCCGCGCACCCGCAGGCCGAGCTCACCCTCGTGTGCGACCCCATCGGCACCGCGGCCGAAGACCTCGCGGCCCTCCACGGCGCCCGCGCGTGCAAGGAGGCCGAGGAGGTCTTCGCCGACCCCGAGGTCGACGCCGTCGTCGTCGGCTCGCCCACCCCCCTGCACATCCCCCACCTCCTCGCGGCCGCCAAGGCCGGCAAGGCGGTCCTGTGCGAGAAGCCGATCGCCCTGGACATGAAGGACGTCGAGGCCGCCCGCGCCGAGCTCGACGCCGTGACGACCCCCGTCATGTTCGGCTTCAACCGCCGCTTCGACCCCTCCTTCGCGGCGGTGCGCGCCGCCGTGGCCGACGGCCGCATCGGCGAGCTGGAGCAGCTGACCATCATCAGCCGCGACCCCGCCGCCCCGCCGGTGGAGTACATCAAGGTCTCCGGCGGCATCTTCCGCGACATGACGATCCACGACTTCGACATGGCCCGCTTCTTCCTGGGCGACATCGTCGAGGTCCACGCCGTGGGCCAGAACCTCGACGAGGGCATCAAGGCCGCCGGTGACTTCGACGCCGCCGTCGTCACCCTCAAGGCCGCCTCCGGGGCGGTGGCCACGATCATCAACAACCGCCACTGCGCCTCCGGCTACGACCAGCGCCTGGAGGCCTCGGGCCGCGACGGCGCCCTGTTCGCCGAGAACATCCGCGCCACCACCGTGCGCCTGTCCAACGCGGAGGTGACCGACGCCCAGGAGCCGTACCTGGACTTCTTCCTGGAGCGCTACGCGGACGCCTACCGCCTGGAGCTCTCCGCCTTCATCGAGGCCGTCGAGGCCGGCACGACGCCGCCCACGAGCATCGACGACGCGATCAAGGCCCTGCGACTGGCCGAGGCCGCCACGGCCTCCGCCAAGAGCGGCCAGCCCGTGCTCCTGGACTGA
- a CDS encoding transaldolase family protein, which yields MTIEHTPGPLLEAAQNFPTALWNDSADPDELRQSISFGGVGATCNPTIAFTCINQRKDVWLPRIAELAKEMPEASESQIGWQVVRELSIEAAKLLEPAFEEHKGRNGRLSMQTDPRLARSAKALADQAEEFSKLAKNIIVKIPATSVGVEAIEDATYRGVSVNVTVSFSVPQAVATGEAIERGLKRREAEGLDTSTMGPVVTLMVGRLDDWIKTVAKKEELFLDPGHLEWAGIAAFKRAHAEFQARGLRARMLAAAFRNVMHWSELVGGDVVISPPFKWQEIINKSDYKPTNRLDVPVDDAIMKTLLGIPEFVRAYEPDGMTPAEFDTFGATVNTLRGFLQADADLDALVRDVIMPKP from the coding sequence ATGACCATCGAACACACACCCGGCCCACTCCTCGAGGCCGCCCAGAACTTCCCCACGGCGCTGTGGAATGACTCAGCGGATCCCGACGAGCTCCGCCAGTCCATCTCCTTCGGAGGCGTGGGCGCCACCTGCAACCCGACCATCGCCTTCACGTGCATCAACCAGCGCAAGGACGTCTGGCTCCCCCGGATCGCCGAGCTCGCCAAGGAGATGCCCGAGGCCTCCGAGTCCCAGATCGGCTGGCAGGTCGTGCGCGAGCTGAGCATCGAGGCCGCCAAGCTCCTCGAGCCCGCCTTCGAGGAGCACAAGGGCCGCAACGGCCGCCTCTCCATGCAGACCGACCCCCGCCTGGCCCGCTCCGCCAAGGCCCTGGCCGACCAGGCCGAGGAGTTCTCCAAGCTGGCCAAGAACATCATCGTCAAGATCCCCGCCACCTCGGTGGGCGTCGAGGCGATCGAGGACGCCACCTACCGCGGCGTGTCGGTCAATGTCACCGTCTCCTTCTCAGTCCCCCAGGCCGTGGCCACCGGCGAGGCCATCGAGCGCGGCCTCAAGCGGCGAGAGGCCGAGGGCCTGGACACCTCCACCATGGGCCCGGTCGTCACCCTCATGGTCGGCCGCCTGGACGACTGGATCAAGACGGTCGCCAAGAAGGAGGAGCTCTTCCTCGACCCCGGTCACCTGGAGTGGGCCGGCATCGCCGCCTTCAAGCGCGCCCACGCCGAGTTCCAGGCCCGCGGCCTGCGCGCCCGGATGCTCGCCGCGGCATTCCGCAACGTCATGCACTGGTCCGAGCTCGTCGGCGGCGACGTCGTCATCTCCCCGCCCTTCAAGTGGCAGGAGATCATCAACAAGTCGGACTACAAGCCCACCAACCGCCTGGACGTCCCCGTTGACGACGCGATCATGAAGACCCTGCTCGGCATCCCCGAGTTCGTCCGGGCCTACGAGCCCGACGGCATGACGCCCGCCGAGTTCGACACCTTCGGCGCCACGGTCAACACGCTGCGCGGCTTCCTCCAGGCCGACGCCGACCTGGATGCCCTGGTCCGCGACGTCATCATGCCCAAGCCGTGA
- a CDS encoding GntR family transcriptional regulator produces MPDPSPTPRQAPPTVGRAPRVVEIQLDRKSPVPLYFQISEPIAEAILSGELPVGTRLEDELSMAKRLAVSRPTARQALQRLVDRGLLTRRRGVGTLVSPTRVHRPMELTSLHSDLESAGHKVSTEVLEHDEHPADAAEAASLEVTEGTQIVRLSRLRTADGEPIAVLTNLIPADICPSRQALATGGLYDLLRAEQVIPTTARQTIGARPATAAEARALGEKRGTALLTATRTTYDASGRVIEYGSHVYRASRYSFTTTLFST; encoded by the coding sequence ATGCCCGATCCGAGCCCCACGCCGCGCCAGGCCCCTCCTACCGTGGGCAGGGCGCCGCGCGTCGTCGAGATCCAACTGGACCGCAAGAGCCCGGTACCGCTCTACTTCCAGATATCCGAGCCGATCGCGGAGGCGATCCTGAGCGGCGAGCTCCCCGTGGGCACGCGGCTGGAGGATGAGTTGTCCATGGCCAAGAGGCTCGCGGTCTCCCGGCCCACCGCTCGCCAGGCGCTCCAACGGCTCGTGGACCGCGGGCTGCTCACCCGCAGGCGGGGCGTGGGTACCCTGGTCTCCCCCACGCGGGTCCACCGCCCCATGGAGCTCACGAGCCTCCACTCGGACCTGGAGTCCGCCGGCCACAAGGTGTCCACCGAGGTCCTGGAGCACGACGAGCACCCCGCGGACGCGGCCGAGGCCGCCAGCCTGGAGGTGACCGAGGGGACGCAGATCGTGAGGCTGTCCCGGCTGCGCACGGCCGACGGCGAGCCGATCGCGGTGCTGACCAACCTCATCCCAGCGGACATCTGCCCCTCCCGCCAGGCCCTGGCTACCGGGGGCCTGTACGACCTCCTGCGCGCCGAGCAGGTCATCCCCACGACGGCGCGCCAGACCATCGGCGCCCGCCCCGCCACGGCGGCCGAGGCGAGGGCGCTCGGCGAGAAGCGCGGCACCGCTCTGCTCACCGCCACGCGCACCACCTACGATGCCTCGGGCAGGGTCATCGAGTACGGCAGCCACGTCTACCGCGCCTCGCGCTACTCCTTCACCACCACCCTCTTCTCCACCTGA
- the iolC gene encoding 5-dehydro-2-deoxygluconokinase, with translation MTVSTTPPLDVLTIGRCGVDIYPLQIGVGLEDVESFGKFLGGSPTNVAVAAARYRHRSAVITGVGDDPFGRFVCQEMRALGVYDDYVVPKPGMNTPVTFCEIFPPDSFPLYFYREPSAPDLELDDADIPLDAVRDARIFWVSVTGLSKSPSREAHHAALEARGRRAHTIVDLDFREMFWPDRATAHEEVARILPGVTVAIGNREECEVAVGETEPDRAADALLEAGVELAIVKQGPLGTLAKTRDERIEMPVTPVETKNGLGAGDAFGGAICHGLLSGWSLEKTIFAASTAGAIVCERIECSTAMPTEPELLNVMRRHRDRCAPSLKDL, from the coding sequence ATGACCGTTTCGACCACCCCGCCCCTGGATGTCCTGACCATCGGTCGCTGCGGCGTCGACATCTACCCCCTCCAGATCGGCGTCGGCCTGGAGGATGTCGAGTCCTTCGGCAAGTTCCTCGGCGGCAGCCCGACGAACGTCGCCGTCGCCGCCGCCCGCTACCGCCATCGATCGGCCGTCATCACCGGCGTGGGGGACGACCCCTTTGGGCGCTTCGTCTGCCAGGAGATGCGGGCCCTGGGCGTCTACGACGACTACGTCGTGCCCAAGCCGGGCATGAACACGCCGGTCACCTTCTGCGAGATCTTCCCGCCGGACAGCTTCCCCCTCTACTTCTACCGCGAGCCCTCCGCCCCGGACCTCGAGCTCGACGACGCCGACATCCCCCTGGACGCGGTGCGCGACGCCCGCATCTTCTGGGTCTCGGTCACCGGGCTGAGCAAGTCGCCGTCCCGCGAGGCGCACCACGCCGCGCTTGAGGCCCGGGGCCGCCGGGCGCACACGATCGTCGACCTCGACTTCCGCGAGATGTTCTGGCCCGACCGTGCCACCGCCCACGAGGAGGTCGCCAGGATCCTGCCCGGGGTGACCGTCGCCATCGGCAACCGCGAGGAGTGCGAGGTCGCCGTGGGCGAGACCGAGCCGGACCGCGCCGCCGACGCCCTCCTGGAGGCCGGCGTCGAGCTTGCCATCGTCAAGCAGGGGCCGCTGGGCACCCTGGCCAAGACCCGCGACGAGCGCATCGAGATGCCCGTGACCCCCGTTGAGACCAAGAACGGCCTGGGCGCCGGGGACGCCTTCGGCGGGGCCATCTGCCACGGCCTGCTGTCGGGCTGGTCCCTGGAGAAGACGATCTTCGCCGCCTCCACCGCGGGCGCCATCGTCTGCGAGCGCATCGAGTGCTCGACGGCGATGCCCACTGAGCCCGAGCTCCTCAACGTCATGCGGCGCCACCGCGACCGGTGCGCCCCGAGCCTGAAGGATCTGTGA
- a CDS encoding Cgl0159 family (beta/alpha)8-fold protein: MPGLTERLVEIRANDPGRIARTLADRPRGSLPADGGKLMIIACDHPARGALAAGPDPMAMASREDVLARCVEALGRPGVNGFLGTADLIEDLALLGALDGKLVYGSMNRGGLAGASFEMDDRFTGYDAAGVVGAGLDGGKMLLRINYSDPATASTLAACARAVDELAENRVMAMVEPFISRWEEGRIINDLSPDAVIASMAIASGLGRTSAHTWLKLPAVAEMERVMEASTLPALILGGAVSERAGEAREAWARALALPTVKGLVIGRSLLYPPDDDVAAAVDSTVGLLS, translated from the coding sequence ATGCCAGGACTGACCGAGCGACTCGTCGAGATCCGGGCCAATGACCCCGGGCGCATCGCCCGGACCCTGGCCGATCGCCCCCGCGGCTCCCTGCCTGCCGATGGCGGCAAGCTCATGATCATCGCCTGCGACCACCCCGCCCGAGGGGCGCTCGCCGCCGGCCCCGATCCCATGGCCATGGCCTCCCGTGAGGATGTCCTCGCGCGCTGCGTCGAGGCCCTGGGCCGCCCCGGCGTCAACGGCTTCCTGGGCACCGCCGACCTCATCGAGGACCTCGCCCTGCTGGGCGCCCTGGACGGCAAGCTCGTCTACGGCTCGATGAACCGGGGAGGGTTGGCCGGGGCCTCCTTCGAGATGGACGACCGCTTCACCGGCTACGATGCCGCGGGCGTCGTCGGGGCCGGTCTCGACGGCGGCAAAATGCTCCTCCGCATCAACTACTCCGACCCGGCCACAGCCTCCACGCTGGCGGCCTGCGCGCGCGCCGTCGACGAGCTCGCCGAGAACCGGGTCATGGCGATGGTCGAGCCCTTCATCTCCCGTTGGGAGGAAGGACGTATCATCAACGACCTGAGCCCCGACGCGGTCATCGCATCGATGGCCATCGCCTCCGGGCTGGGGCGCACCTCGGCCCACACCTGGCTCAAGCTCCCCGCCGTGGCGGAGATGGAGCGGGTGATGGAGGCGTCGACGCTGCCAGCCCTCATCCTGGGGGGCGCGGTCAGCGAGCGCGCTGGCGAGGCGCGCGAGGCCTGGGCGCGGGCGCTGGCCCTGCCAACGGTCAAGGGCCTCGTCATCGGCCGCTCACTTCTCTATCCGCCCGACGACGACGTCGCCGCCGCCGTCGACTCCACCGTAGGACTGCTCTCATGA